The Vitis vinifera cultivar Pinot Noir 40024 chromosome 3, ASM3070453v1 region aacataaaatatttttaatctatttttaatatttttaaatatattttaaaaatatttttaaaataatttttatatataacattttatttttatttataatacatatttatataattattttttaaaataataaaaaaaaacaagtgaaaataataaaaaataattaaaagatattttctaaaaacactctatttttagtttttaagaacaaaaaacaaaatatttttttattaacaaacttatttttcaattttttttgttttaaaaaatagaaaacttgttctcaaaaacaattaacaaataaactgtaaaaacaattttttatttttaaaaatagaaaacaatgtattttcaaataatagtttttgttatttttatttgtttttttaaaaacaaatgttaaaaaataattatatgtagatgtatagaataattaaaaataaagcaattatttctaaaatatatttaaaaatattaaaaaacatatcaatttccaaatagaattttaagttataaatgaTCGTAGAATTGTTTTGAAACACATAAGtactaaacataaaaattatttctaaaacatattaaaaacacATCGGGTTCCAAACagaattttaatttagaaaacatcTTAACCTtattcaaaaactgttttttaaagctgttttcaaaatctatttttcaaaactgttttcaaaatttgttacCAAACAAcacttatatttttcaaaaactgtttttatcATACAAGGTTCAAATCAGATGAGAATCGCTCTTGAAAAacaaactgtttttaaaaacggaTATAAAAAGTCCCTTCTCATTCTTTAGGCAAAATGCTATAATTCAAACTTAATAGAAAGTTGACAATCAAAATCAAGCTCTgcaattttgaatttgaagaagtatttgggTGGTTAATCTTTGCAGTGAAAGCCATCATCAAAATCATGGTCACTGGAAACAAAATATAACAAACTttccatcatcatcttctttgtCTTCCTCCTACAAAAAGACccagaaacaaaagaaacaaaaaaacaaacgccTTCATTGAGGCATATTCACAAACATCAAAAAGGCAAGGCAGCGCCACAACCTTCGCTTCACCCACCGCCATCATCACCCACCTCCGCATCTCCAGATTCCCCCCCGTCCCCTTCATACCCACCTCCCATCTCGCAGACCCTCTTCCACACCTCCTCCGGCACCGGAACCACCGACAGCCGCGGCTGCCGGAACAGCCCAAACCCCTTCAGCCCACTCTCCTTCTTCATCTCCCCTAAGTCCACCGCCCTCCTCATCTCCCCCACACACCTCACATCCACAGCACCACCAGCACCGCCGTCGCCCTCTTCGTACCATTCACGAACGACGGAGACGACACCGACGACGCGGCGGGCCTTGGCGCCGGAGTGATAGAAGAAGCAGAGGTCGCCAAGATGCATAGCCTTGAGATTCTTCTGGGCTTGCTTGTTCTTGACTCCGTCCCAGTTTGATAAGCCTTCGTTGGCAGCTTGGTCCTCCCATGACCACTCTCCAGGCTCTGTCTTGAGCAGCCAGTAGTGCTTCTCCTTCCCCATTttgctttcttcttctcctttttttttcctctgtcgTCTCCTTTTTGAATCCCAGGGGGCTTTTGTGCTTGCCTTTTGGCGGCAAATATGGGATTTTGGCgccaatttttttgttttatttatttatttattaacgaCCTCTGTGGGATGACAATTGACCGTTATCAGCTAGGacaaaggtaaaaaaaaaaaaacaatataaatttttcACCTAATATCTTATATGAGTGGGAatgatatattaaattaaaagagttattgtaattattttaattgttataataatatatttagttattaattttttgaattaatagtttttatataaCAAAAGGTGTGTTGATTCATAGATGATACTTCCCttgtatattttaattttttttatgttaaatttgGTTCGAAAatgacaagaaaagaaaattaaaaaaaatgaaagaaaataaaaaataaatttaaaattaataaaataatgattaaataatttaaaaaacatataaaattttaaatatatttgattttttttatatttttatgttgaaagaaattgtgaaaaaaaattattttttgtaacattcttttttttaaatatcttttaggaccaaacatagccttagttTTAAGGGACTTTGTAGATTAACATCAAATTATTGGGTTTAACACATGGgaggaaaattaattaaaaatattttacgcccattttattttactttaaattaaaatactCATTAAATTGAAAGATGtaaaaaaatcaagaatatCATCATTTTAGTAATTacctttaattaataaaatataatattttaatctaaattttattttaattatttgatctAATATTTTTGTGTGTCTAATtctaaatttttcattttttttaggtgaAAGCATAATCCatctaaaaatataacattaaaataggaattatttaaaaattaacatcaATATTAATTATTGTGTACTTATTCACATAAGGCATAAACATATATACTTCCATGTTTTTTCTCCACTTTAAAtacatcatttaaaaaaaaaaaaaaaaaaaaagagtctaAACCCTTAATTCATGAAAAGAAAAGTTgtctattataaaaataaaatgattcattttaaaatataaaataaaaaataaaataaaatttctcaatCCACTCAACCCGTGCACAAACTTGATGTTTGAGTTGACACGTGCAAAGTTTGAACAAGTCGGGATCAtacttgaattaaaaaatattaggattGACATGATAACCCATTAAAACCAAAAcctatattttgtttatttatttctaattatatattatagtgtataatattaaaatattaaaaagcgaaaacaataaatcattttggcttttcttagttttaaattatatcCAAGGAAAgagtttctttttttaattgttaaagtaTATGAACGATTATTTGTATTAAATTGAtaagtaattatttattttacaattttaagatattttaattttaattttatttaataataaaacttttatttaatgagctttaaaatgattattttatttgattactCAAAAAATCCATGGTAACTTATGAAAACTCGAACTATCTATAGGTCACGAATGGGTTAAAAATTCTCAACTCAAGTTCAAATTGGATTTCGTACAAATTAACCTTCTAACTCATCCAATACCTATCAGTTACAACCAATTTGTGAGTGTATGAGTCAACGAAGTACAAATAACGGAAGTATTCCTTCAacctttttctattatttttgggAAAAGTCCATATTTAGTTAGATAGGAATAAAAGTCTACATGTGTACATTATTATACTCTTGACTTCGTACTCGAGGCCAAGAAGTATATCAACACAAAAATCACCTAACTAAGAATCAACTTAAAATTCTACCTAGCCTAAGAATGAAAACTAAACTATACTAATATAAATGAACCCATCATCCAAttcacaaaatatttaaaataaaataattgaaggtTTCCATGTCATTCAAATGTTGCAAAGCTTGTAACATGTGAAGCACCCTGAGGAAAAATGTTCACCTAATTAAGGTCCATTCATGGTCCTACATTCCACCAAATCCCCATTGAATTCATGGCCTTCTCCATAAGTTTCCAACTTTTGACCTATTCTCTAACTCAAGTAGCTTGTATGATTTGGTATCATGGATTGTAATAGGGCctattaaatcaataaaaaaagtcTTCAAAACTGAAACATCTATGTATAAAACAAATTAACATTTAAATTATCATAGTCAAAAGGATGTCACAATCATGAATATTAAACCAATGTGGCCCAACTATTTATTATGACAAAGAGGGTTGAAGCAATCCTAATATTCaaacaattaattcaaatttgaacTTGTGGTAACCAAACTAAAGAAGTTGTGATCCATGTGATAAGAATTTCTAAGATGACACCAAAAGTTGCTTCTAGAAGAGAGTGGAGAAGTACATTTATTACTATCATATAAATGTCAAACATTTGAGGAGAGGAAAGGCATAGAAGCCAAGTAAACCATGTCCACCAATACCTTTTGGCCATCAATGGCCCTTCAACATCATCCATCAAAGCTTTTAAAATTGACCACATCTATGTAGATACTAATTAAATGTCAAGTTggttaaaaacaaataataataataaaccaagaGCCTACTATCTTACTCAAGAAGAGatgagattttattttctatttaaccaAAATCAACTTGTAAACTGTGCTACTTCTTTACCATGACTTCAAGCAAGATACTACCTTCaatgaaaaaattaagtatttcaTTCAAGTTTATCTTCGAAATTAGTTTTAACCTAAAGATTACTATTTAATTGCTTGTTAAAATGTTTTAGGTTGAGCATAAGATTATAATGCATATTCGAAAACTCAaagtcaaaataaataaataaaataaaaataaaaagaagacatAATTCCAATATATGCTTCAAGACAAGCCTTCAAGTGATTGGAGCCCAAGTAAATGCTCCAATGGTATATAGCAACCATGAATTATGCAATATGAATACCCAACTTAACCCAAATTGATGCTAAGACCTTAGTTATAGCTTTAACttctattttgaaattaatctcatatttaaaagatgaaaagaatgcAAGTTGCGAGAATTTTTTTCAAGCAAAGGTAGAATAAAGGGTAAATGTGTATAAATGAGAG contains the following coding sequences:
- the LOC100263474 gene encoding uncharacterized protein LOC100263474 translates to MGKEKHYWLLKTEPGEWSWEDQAANEGLSNWDGVKNKQAQKNLKAMHLGDLCFFYHSGAKARRVVGVVSVVREWYEEGDGGAGGAVDVRCVGEMRRAVDLGEMKKESGLKGFGLFRQPRLSVVPVPEEVWKRVCEMGGGYEGDGGESGDAEVGDDGGG